The DNA sequence TCTTACATGCAGAACTCTCATCGAGTGTGGTCTCTCCTGTTCTTGACACTCAAGTTTGATAACAAAACTAAGCTAGGCGGTCGGTCACCCTCACTCAGTTATACTTCACTCAAACAAGATATTCACAGCGCTTAACCATGGTTTACAAACTAAAACTTTATTATAAGCTTTCTcagcaaagtttacaataaaagcCTCTCTGGGCGGTCCTAGTCTACACCTATAGGCTACGCTGGTGGTCGCTGCTCACGCAGCTCGCTAGCACGCGCCCCTGGCACCGTTGAGGAGGTCGGGGCCACCGTTGCCTAGCTGGTCGAGACTGTAGGCGCTGATCATCCATCTCCTGCCGCAGACGACTCTAACCACTCCCTggtcgacctatctgaactcgacTCACTTGACAGAGCAGAAGTCCCACAGAGATTAATGTCGCCAATCACAGTTGACGACAGGTCCAGCAGGCTGACTCAAAGGTCATCTGCCTCCTTCGGACCAACCTCTTTTGGGTACCCGCTCTATAAGCAAGataagtcgaccagggggtagtgggcgcgtaccatgctCCGCACATGTGCTCCGGCATACTCCCCAGCATTCTTAACAAATTGGTGAAGCCAGCCCCACGTGCGTTGTGCTTTTTCAATTGGACCAAGATTTTGCGCACGGGGCTGGTCCTCGAGAAGCTCTGGGCTGATAAGGTCGAGCACTGGGGCCACACCTTTCCAGACCCGGAGGCATTTATTATTCCACGAATCCTGGTCCTTGACCAAATCCTCGAGATGCTTCTAAGTATTAATTTTTAGCACTGCAACAAAGACAAAAAGGAAGTTTCTAGTCAATGCTAGGACAAAGAATCTTCGACCACTCGACAACTCTAGTCTTACCTGTTAGTTCTCGGTTTTTTGTTCTCAATTCTTTCTCAATCTTCCTCTCACTTTCCAAGACATGGGCGCTCTCCTGGTCGAGTTGGTCTTTCTCCCTCTGAATGCGTTCCATCTCTTCAACCGGACCTACAGTGGTAGAACACTGCGGTAATTTATAGTCTTACTTCTCTTTTCTCTATCCTTCTTGGCTAATCGCCAAGACAGATCGGCCATCTGCTCCTCTTGAGCAGACCTATCCTTTGAGGCCTTCTCGACCTCTAGCCAAAGCCGGTCTACCTCGTCGCTTAGGGCTTTATTCTCGGCCATGACTCCCTCAATCTGGTCGAAACATCTTTTATGATATTTCGCCGTCTTCATTACGTCTTGTGGGTTTcaaacacacgtgcacataagCTTTCATAACAAGGCTACATTTGCACcattcattttcaagtttggAAGGCGCTTACCTTAACTTCACTGACGAGGCGTTTGGCAGCTCGCTCTACTCTGTCTGCCTCCTTGACTTCTGCAATCTCCTTGTGGCTAGCCTAGTGATCCCCACGTGGACGCTAGACATAAATATGTTGGCGCCCATCACGAGGATGCCCCtggatctcttccacctcctaGTCGGAGCTTGCCTGGGCCTCTTCATCTCGTGTGCTCCTTCCCACCATAGCGGAAGGAGCCATTGGGCCTTTTCCCCGGTCAGGGACGTCGAGTGGCATCACCGACTGGTCGGACGGCTCCTCCATGCGAGCAGGGGAGGGAGCTCTGGCCATCTCCTCTGGTGCGCTGCTCGGTGGGGGGCACCTGCATCAACTTCCTCCCTAGTCGAGGAGGTCGCAGGCTGCATAGGGGCCTGCTCCATGATGGGTGGCTCTAATGGTTTTGAACTCCCAATAGCGTTGGGGTCAACATCAGAGGCCGCACTACAATTttttcattaaatcaatcatagTTGTCTGAGCATTAACACAATGGAAAATTGTTTTCTTTCTTAACTTACAGGTCAGAGGATCTGTGCGATGTGGAAAAAACTCTACGTTTGGCGCGTCCTGCAGCCGCCGTTGGCCGCGGCTGATCTAGGCGCGCCTGCTCATCAGCAGCCTACACGATGGGCGGATCTTCCGCAGGTTGTGAGCTCGGCGTCGGGACTATCTCAAGGTGTCTTCGTGACCTGTGGACTAGGTCTAGGgccgcttcttcttcttcctcgttGTCATCAAGAACTTGAAGCATCCGGCGATGCTTCGGTGCTTGGGATCCGAAAGCCGAGCCTTGGCCGGTCGATAGGTCTTGGGCCGACTTTGAtggtgctcctcctcctcgggaTGGCCCTCTGGTTGCCGGTCTCTTTCCCATGACTCTATCATAGGTGGTCGGCGCCACCTGGTCGGCATCATCatcgctgctggtgtattgatAACACCGAGCAGCATTCTCCATGGGCGGATCTACTCCCGCTGGGTGCTCCATGCCGggcgccagtgacacatacactgaCGCGAAGTCGATGTCTCCAATCTGCAAAATAGTGGTAGCAATTGATCAGTGGGTAAAGATGACAATGAATAAATTTGCAAGTTGTGTAAACTTATTGCTTACCTTTGGAGCTGGTCGAGCAAGCTTATATGCGTGCATCCGGTCATCACTCTGCACAAAGCTGTTGTCTGCGAGATTGAAGAGCTCGCTGATCCGATGATGGATTTCGGTGTTCTCCAGGTTTTCCTTGAGCATCCTGGTCGTGTCCTCGCTCCCCAGGTATTCGTACCCCGGGTGTACTCTCCTCTGGCATGGCTGCACTCGGTGGCTgaggaagttcccgaccacACCAGGTCCATCCACATGCGACCACTCGATTAGGTTCATCAGCTCTTCGACCTGCCCAGtgcattcttcatcccatcgctaagattgaggtatactccaccagcAATCTTGGatcctccaactgctcctttcttcctcaagcaAAACAAATAGCAAAACAAGTCAAAATACAGCTCTATCCCCGCAAAAGCATCACACAGATGAATAAAAGTGGCAACAAGAAGGATGGAGTTGGGATGTAGGTTACAAATCCCAATCTTGTAATAGAGAAGCAGACCCTGAAGAAAGGGATGAACTGGAACCCCGAAACCCCTCTTAAAGAAGTCTTCAAAAATAACAATCTCACCGGCTCTTGGATACGGGAAGCTTTCTCCTGACGGCTCCCTCCAGTCGTCGAGTTCTTGGTTATGCAGATGCCCCATCTCGACAAGCTCGTTGATGGACTTCGCAGTGGACTTGGACTTCTTCCATTCTTTTGCCATCATCTCAGCTCTCTTCTTCGAGTCACTCTTGGCCATTTCGCTAAGGTGGGTGTGATTTGGATCTACCTCATTGGCAAGGCGCAAGGAGGAAGAAGGCAAATGGCTAGTGGACGCAACTGCTAGGTGCAAATCTAGTAGTACGCTGCTTCGGCTATTTATCACGGGGCAACCACCTCTTTCACTTCCCGCATCTTAGGGAAGTGTGTGGTTTCTATGGCAAAAATGTCGTTTCAGTTTCCAATTTCGTCGCAATAAAGCTGCCGCATTTTTAAATGATTGTTGGAGCTACTTTTGCTTCGGTTCCCGTGTTGGGCGACTTGGTTGCTAGTGGCACTTCTTTTCACACACCGGACTGACATTTTGACAGTGTTGACAAGATGGGCTGACGCTCCGTCACGTCGCGAATTAATTGACAAAAGGATGTGAAGACTAAAAGTTCAAGTGAAGGGTTTATTAAGCTCCAAAGCTCGTCTGATCCTACGTAGTGTTTGGGGACTGtatcgaccaccgagcacgcttATGGTTACCATCCACGCTCGAGGCCTGGTCGACCAGCCTCTATAATAAAATTGGGGACTGTACAGACCACCGAGCACGCTTAAGGTTACCAAccatgctcagggactggtcgaccagcctctATGATAAAACTGGGAACTGtatcgaccaccgagcacgcttATGGTTAccaaccatgctcggggactggccgaccAGTCTATGCAACGTGCTCGAAAACTATGCAGACCATCGAGCACGCTTATGGTTACCCTCCATGCTTGGGGACATCTCTTTTCAGTTACATACGAATCGGACCCATATACAACTGAGGGATGATTttgattttttagaccttgctacaaggctcatacttcgccttccagcaagctcggggactacattgatacgatgcatctagcgatgcatctcagcatCAGAATTTTTACATAGACTTTTCTCTTCAGACCCtgccaccacgtgcctacgtcacctactaccagactcggggactaagtgggcacacttcaccttgcggtgaatatgcttgctttatgAAAGCATGTACTTTTCCAAaaataaagtgggcacacttcatcaggaaagaaatcttttctgattaagagcaccatgcattattcgaacaacctacttctttgatgtcgatgttgatcaactgtcttttgagttggttaaaataccatTGCAACTGTTCGAGCGATTTTCCTGCTGgtcgaagacgtcaagccttactggtcgaagaagctcaagatggcgtgttatatcataatacatggtgctcgggactagctatgggggtataaacccctatacccttacggctaggctTGGGCCAGGAAATTTGGCCCATTACAAGACagctcgaggcttgatccaactacctggagtttcacgcaaggaaacaagatgtggggatcaagcaggattctagtcggttagaataggaattgatatcatactatttatggcaattgtaaccgactaggattagtttccagatttataaccctaccctctggattatataaagagaggcaagggatccCCTTTAGTTCAATTCATTACATCtcagatcaatacaatcagacgcaggacgtaggtattacgcccacacggcggccgaacctgataAAATAATTGTCTGTGCCTTGCATCACCATCGatttcgtagcttgcgcacctgtctactgataaactactaccgtgggtataccccaagatagactgccgactagcttttgtcGACACCTAGTATGAGGATCTTttttagcttgttagtggttactcgAAAGGGCACAAAAGGGTCTTGTCGACTCGAGTATAGTACGACctttgtccctatgtgtataggctacaCGTCGTTGTGCTATTCAAAAGGGGAATTCTGCATCTACTCGCCTATtggaaacctagcggccctaacttgttagatgaacctttagaaggcttcatagtgaaccctgtcgACGTCTCTAGGAAGGGGgctaagagactagctacctcgaatggaagggtaaatcacgacaaagatgtacaacctgtgCAGAGTGTTTAATAAACTGGTATAATAGTTGTGCTCACGGACACAAGCGGCTTTCGAGACATTTACATTAAAAatgatgattcttgttatgttaaGTGCTCATTAACTTACCGTTTATGTCTTACGTTAATTATGTTTACATTGATCATCTGGTTATGGGAATATTTGCTACCTTGTTGCTACTACTTATTAAACATCTTATTTACCTAAAAGCTACTTGCAGTTTAACCGGTGTAAGCTAATTGAGCCATATGAACCCCTTGCTATATTTGATGAGTACGACATGTGCTCATCCTTGCTATTTTTCACACCAGTCTCTAGCAAAAGTTGCTCAGAAGATGATAATATTACGGAGTTCATAGAGGACTGATAGAAGTACcaggcatatgttacccccagtcaaccgtctctgtgaagattgagcctcAAGATTTAGTTACCATTCTGTGATACCGTAATGCAAGTGTTAATATGACTACGTATACATTATTTAATAACATTGTTTTTAATACAATTCACTCTATTGTTGTATGTGTAGACTTTCTGGACACACATATGGATAGCCTagttttgttctttaaaactAGTGTGATAATTTTAACTCAAACATTATAATACATAAATAATTGTAATTTAATGTTAAGCGCTTTGTGTTGTGGAAAAATGATGTTATAATACCATTATAAAAGATAATATAAAGTAACATATTTAGATTTGTATCTAAATTGTCTATATCTAACTCTTATTTCAATGGCTTATCAAAACAAAGTTTAAATAACAACAAAGAACGAATATGTTTCTCATTGTTCATTTTATAAATACTAATACTAATACAATAAAAATGATTAAAGTAAACATACATATTATGCCAACATGCAAATCACACACACATACTTAAGATATATATTTTACATATTTTAAATAAGATATTTAACATATCTATATTGATAATATAACTATTATTACATAAAAATTGAGTtgataaaaaaatcaaacaacttgaaaaaaagGATGATGTTAGTATAAACCATAGGTGCTTACTTTTTCCCCATCGTAAGTGACATGGTGTAGGCTTAAAAATTAATCATAAGTGACATGGTGTAGGCTTCAAAATTAATGATTACTTTTTCCACATCAAATTCCATCACTAATCATAAGTGACATGGTGTAGGCTTAAAAATTAATGATTACTTATGTCATCATGAATACAAACATTTAATCCGAAGGTTCTAACCCCGTGCGGAGCACGGGTTAACAGACTAGTTTAAATAATTCGTATTTTTTAATATGTTTCCACCGCAAAACTTTACAATGCCCGCTACTTTCGTTCCATTAGAAATATAGCTTCTCCAATAATCTGACAAATGATTTCTCATCCataatttttttagcaaaataagaaaaaatcCTCTTCAACACTTTGGTATCTCAATTCCCCATGTTTTCTAACTTGGCATATCTCCCTATCTAGTGCGCAAATATGTGCGCAGGCTTCATACTTGGTATCACTCTTTCTTTTCATACTTAGCCGAGCTCTTCATTCGCTTACACTACTACATAAAACTTTTTGCCAGGCGGGCAacgtaaggtcatggtaaatcacTGATTTGCTGAGGCGTATTAGTTGCCCGCCTCGtttaatgaaaataaaaaaataaaaaggccCAAATTCAAACTGGGCTTGGATCAGGGCCTCACGCTGCTGCCCttctgcgccgccgccgcccctgcgCATCGCCGTCGCCGCCACAAAGCTCTCTCCCACCGGATCCTGCTCCTCCTCGTCGGATCCGATGTCCTCCTCGCTAGATCCACCAGTGTTGGAGGTGCTCCACCTCTCTGAGCACCCCATTGTGGTCAGCTCGACGGTGAGGGAGGGTCGCCACCACCATTGCCGtctcgagcacccccatcaaaTCCATGGACGGTGAGAGAGGGGCGCCACCACCGTTGTCGTCCCGAGCACCCTGCACGCAGGGCCCTCGCGCACAGGGCCGCTATCATCCGGCCGCTGATGGCCTAGCCGCCACACACCGAAGAGCCGTTGTGGCTGCACTGTGTGCCCTGCCATGGCTCGCCTGCCGCTGATATAGTGCCTGCGCGCCGGAGATGGGTGGGGAAGCTTGTGCGTCCGGCTAAGGAAGTCTGCCGGGGAGAGAGGGAAGAGTGAGGAGGGAGGCGCTTGTGAGAGAGGGAAGGACTGAGGACGGAGGCACCGCTCCACACTGGAGATACGGTGGGGGAGCGAGCGCTGAATGGGGAAGAGGGGTTAAGTGCGGCTTGGAGAGGGAGGGAAGGTGAGTGGGTTAGGGTTTTCCTTCGTATATATACTCAAAGATAGAAACTAGGCTTATGGGCTTTGTCAATAGTAACTGGGCTCAGCcactattaaccgaggcgggctttTGTAAGAGGTCCGCCTCAAAAATAGAGGTATTTTTGGAGACGGGCCTCTTATAatgaccgcctcggttaatggatTTTAGTAGGCGGTTATTtttaaccgcctcggttaataaaaaataaCCGCCTCAATTAATCCAAGCATTCACCCAGGCGGTTGGAAGTGTTGTCCGCCTCCGAAAATAATTTCAAAACATCTCGTAAAagattttttgtagtagtgttagTGGGGCTCTTTATTTCATTAACGGGTATTTGGGTTTTTGAAACAAAATTTGCTAAAATATGAGATCTTTTTATCCTCCCTATATATTATTTTGGAAGTTGACAAACAATAAGATTTGGGAAATGAATTTTGCCAAAGAGATGCTCTTAGTACTCTAGTAGTAAGTACCATACCCTTGAAAAAACAAAAACCTATATAAATAGATGGTGCCACAGTGATGAATGCATCCCAGAACAAAGAACCTCCACTCCACGACGTACACAAATGGCAGGGGCCGAGGACAGCACTCAAGACTTGCTCCAAGCTCATCTTCAGCTGCTGCACCAGTCCCTCGGCTACATCAGCTCAACTGCGCTCGCCGTTGCCTTGGACCACGGCATTCCAGACGCCATCCAGCATCACGGCGGCAGCGCCACCCTTTCGCAGATACTAGCCAAGATCGATGTCAGCCCAACAAAGCGCCGAGGCCTGCATCGCCTCATGCGCATGCTCACCGTCACAGGTGCCTTCAGCGTCGACCAGCGTccagccgtcgccgtcgccgccgcaccACACGATGGTGGGCGGCGCGGCGATCCTGTCTATCAACTGACGGCAGCCTCCCGTCTCCTCctcagcgacgacgacgacgggatCCGCCACCCCGCGAGCCTGACTCCTCTCCTGACCATGCTGCTCGGTCCTCTGCTTGcctcgccgctcgccgccgtggTGAGCGCGTTGGTCCGGGAGGACCGGCAGCCGGACCTGTCGGCGTTCGGGATCGCGCACGGACAGACCGTCTGGGACGACGTGGCCGACCACGAGGCTGCCTTCAACGTCTCCCTCCACGACGCCATAGCCGCCGACACACGCTTCCTTATGCCCATCGTCCTCAAGGAATGCGGCGAGGTCTTCCGGGGGATAGACTCGCTGGTGGACGTCGGCGGCGGACCGTATGGGAGTGCCGCTGCTTCCATCGCGGCGGCGTTCCCGCGTCTCAAGTGCAGCGTGCTGGATCTCCCCCATGTTGTTGCCCAAGCTCCACCTGATAGCAGCGTGCAGTTCGTCGCGGGCAACATGTTCGAGTGTATTCCACGTGCAAATGCTGTTTTCCTCAAGGTACTGATATACTATGTAGTATTATATAGTCGATCTAGCCACGGTATCACTTGTCTACGACAATAATTTGACTAACTTGATGTTTTtactaattttattttatttagtggATTTTGCATGACTGGGGCGATGATGAGTGCATCAAGCTCTTGAAAAGATGCAAGCAAGCCATCCCTCCACGGGATGCTGGAGGAAAAGTAATAATAATCGATATGGTACTGGGATCAGGACCAGCAGACGACGTCAAGCATAAAGAGACGCAAGTGTTATTTGATCTCCTAATGATGGCGCTTAATGGAGTTGAGCGAGATGAGCAAGAGTGGAAAAAGATTTTCCTAGAAGCAGGTTTTAAGGACTACAAAATTATACCAGTTCTAGGTGTCCGATCCATCGTTGAGCTTTATCCTTAAATGCTCTTTGATCAAGACCTTCGAAAAGTAAGCGAGTGTTGAACAAAGCACAAGAAGTTAACAATCTAGAAGAATAAAAAACGTTATTATATTTTCCTAGTAtgctatatatattatatatactagTACAATGCACGATCTCGTCAATAAACTTGGTATGTATAAGTGGATTTAGTATATACTAAGTCGAGACTTGTGTATTATTCAGCATTTCCATAAGCTCGGCGCTCTGTGTACCAGAAAATAACTCAGTTGTGATCATCATGTGGCTTGACTTTCCATGTACTTCTTTgcaataaatattatatatttggtATATATACCTCTAATGTTATATAtttagtatatatttttttcagaGGTGGCTCACAATTTGGCTCTCCTCTAAAAATAGGTGGACCAAAATAAAATTGCTACTTTTTGACAATCAAGTCGAATGAATACTATTTTTATATCAAACTTGTACTACTCGAAGGGATCTAAAGCTTTGTGTACTCAACGAATTTTACATTTGAAATAATTTAAGGCCCCAAAAAATATTTTAACATAATTTGAAGAATGTCAATATTTTTTCAAATCAATTCAGATGGGGAAGCAATCTAGACCAAAGTTAATTATAGTACTTGAAGGCATCTCCAACTGTATAGTTGACTATTTTTTATTTGGATTCATGTAGTGCCTAGAAATTCTAtttaaaattttagattttgattttttttattttcagtgTACCTCAGATGGAGAAGTGACATAAACTATTTTATTACTTGAAATTATGCAACTTCATagtatacaacaaccttttaatTTGAATCATTTTGGATCTAGCTAGAAATTCTATTTTTGAATTAATGATTCTTaatatttttttgatttttttaaaaaaataaacaaaagtTGTAGTACTCGAAGAGGTCTCACACTTTCcagttcaaacttttttcatttgatttCATTTAGGGTCTCAAAAATACATTACAATATTTAATAAAGTGAATAAAATAAATGTATCTGTTACATGGTCATAAGGAATTTTGAGGTCCTCCAACAGCTTTCTAATTAGATCTTGAAATACTAACATCATCGCTATTTCTGATTTCTCACTACCTAAAAATAGAGAGCTGAGCTAATATTATTCTCccaagtagggatgaaaacggatcagatacggacggatatcatctATACCACATTTGGTTTTATATTTTTGGtcgaattcggattcgaatacggataatatcaatcctgtcggataagatataatTGGATGTcgatatcataaatatacgatttaagtattcggatacggatatggtatcggatgttgaatattcggactcggatacggacagaccTAAACTCCTCTAAACAAATTCGGTgacgaatacggtcggaaaatatttgtaccattttcatccctactccCAACTTCCCAAGTGTGTCTCAGCTCTAGCTCTATGATGTGATGCTGGATTTGTAATTTGTATACTAAATTAGAGTGGTTTAAATATTTACATTTaatctaaaataaaaataaataagtcACGTAAATACACATTACGTGCCTACAACTCCAGATTCAGGATTTCCTAGAGTTACGAGTGACCGGTACTAGGAAATCCATATATTTCCTAGAGCTAGAGCTTTGCCTCATATAGAGCTCTTGAACGGTGTTAAGATATATGAAAACTTTTTTATGAGAATGACTCTCCAAATAAGGATTAAAAGAGTGAACTAAGGAAAGagcgttggagatgctctaggaACCTCAATTCAAGGAAATTACGCGTGTCAAAGTCGTTGAGTTAAATACTTATACTTAAATCGCCGAAGAGAGAAAGGGAAAGAGAGCTTGCGGATGCAACTTCGCTGGCTAGTAGCGTCAATTACGAACGGTACATATACCGGTACCGTTGGTTGTTATGGATGTGCACAAGTTTACTCCATTGATTGGACGGCCTGAGAAGCCTTGTCTActtataaataattaaataccACCCCAGCCAACTCCTCCATTGTACCAGCTTATCCATCCCTTGCATGCATTAGGCCTTgtttcttgtttagttcccatgcAAAAAGTTTCTGacctactatagcacttttatttgtatgaggcaattattatctaatcatggactaactaggcttaatagattcctcacaaattacaagtaaactatgaaattagttacttttttatctatatttatgtgcaagatttgatgtgatgaagaatcttaaaaagtttttggattttggaataATTCTTCATCATattaaatcttacggcacacgcattgagtactaaatatagatgaaaataaaaaataatttatgaaacaaatcttttgagcctagttagtttatagttggacaataattatcaaatataaataaaaatattaaaatccaaaaacttttcgaaCTAAAAAGAGACTTAAATAAGGCCTTAGCAGTCTTTACTCCCTGACTCTTTAGCAAGAGGGACACTGGGCACAGCTGATTGATGATGTGGCGGAGGGGATTATGAAGCAGGCGGTCATGGGCCTGGTCATGGGCCTGGGAGAGGCACGAGTAGTACTGGATGGGTATGGTCGGAAAGTGTGCTGAGAGTCAGGGAACTGGATGGGCTAGGcagagaataatttgcgagagAATTTTTAaaaatctaattagtttattattagatactaattgtcaaataaataaaaatattatatctgttaaactttaaccccTTTAATTAAGTATACTTGCATAATAAgttattaataaataaataactgCTTATATACTCGAACCTATCCGGACTCGTATTGCATATATTCGGTGCTGACCTAACCACTCACATATGTGCACTGCATGTTGTATCCCCTAGAGTAGAATGAATATCTATGTATGGTGTTTATATCCACAAATAAAATGGTACGCACGCTATTCCACTGTTGTTGCCTTCATTCCTGGTAAATCGGGCATGGTGTGTACTACTTCCTTtcttccaaattataaattattattTTGACTTTTTTGTATTATCATTTTactatatatctagatatatattatatttaaaTACTTAGTAAAATAGATATAAAAA is a window from the Sorghum bicolor cultivar BTx623 chromosome 5, Sorghum_bicolor_NCBIv3, whole genome shotgun sequence genome containing:
- the LOC8083126 gene encoding 5-pentadecatrienyl resorcinol O-methyltransferase-like codes for the protein MAGAEDSTQDLLQAHLQLLHQSLGYISSTALAVALDHGIPDAIQHHGGSATLSQILAKIDVSPTKRRGLHRLMRMLTVTGAFSVDQRPAVAVAAAPHDGGRRGDPVYQLTAASRLLLSDDDDGIRHPASLTPLLTMLLGPLLASPLAAVVSALVREDRQPDLSAFGIAHGQTVWDDVADHEAAFNVSLHDAIAADTRFLMPIVLKECGEVFRGIDSLVDVGGGPYGSAAASIAAAFPRLKCSVLDLPHVVAQAPPDSSVQFVAGNMFECIPRANAVFLKWILHDWGDDECIKLLKRCKQAIPPRDAGGKVIIIDMVLGSGPADDVKHKETQVLFDLLMMALNGVERDEQEWKKIFLEAGFKDYKIIPVLGVRSIVELYP